One segment of Sander vitreus isolate 19-12246 chromosome 20, sanVit1, whole genome shotgun sequence DNA contains the following:
- the LOC144535253 gene encoding inositol-3-phosphate synthase 1-A-like isoform X1, with protein MTVWLHFTTKPPVSAAMSVNVHINSPNVRYTDTHIVSQYPYQTTSVHREGNAVTVTPRTTELTFRTERRVPRLGVMLVGWGGNNGTTVTAAVLANKLGLTWRTKTGEKKANYFGSLLQASTICLGSDLEGEVNVPLCDFLPMVHPNDIVFDGWDISSMDLGSAMERAQVFDWSLQEQLQPHMSRMKPRPSISIPEFIAANQESRADNILTGSMAEQVEQIRADIRDFQKSSNVDKIIVLWTANTERFCDIVPGVHDTAENLLAAIQAGAAISPSTLFAVASILEGCAYINGSPQNTFVPGVIELAVQKGVFIGGDDFKSGQTKIKSVLVDFLVSSGIKPTAIVSYNHLGNNDGKNLSAPQQFRSKEISKSNVVDDMVQSNPILYQPGEKPDHCVVIKYVPYVGDSKRAMDEYTSEIMMGGTNTIALHNTCEDSLLASPIILDLVILTELCQRVTVRPQGEEDFLSFHSVLAVLSFLCKAPLVPSGTPVINAFFRQRACILNIMRACLGLPPQNHMLLEHKLQRNFLHPHTSGINGNVAALETKWN; from the exons ATGACAGTATGGCTGCACTTCACCACCAAGCCACCAG TCTCTGCAGCCATGTCTGTCAACGTTCATATCAACAGCCCAAATGTGAggtacacagatacacacattgTGTCTCAGTATCCCTACCAGACCACATCAGTTCACAGAGAGGGAAACGCGGTCACA GTGACCCCCCGCACTACCGAGTTGACATTTCGTACAGAGAGACGTGTGCCCCGGCTGGGTGTGATGCTGGTTGGCTGGGGAGGCAACAACGGGACCACAGTCACAGCAGCTGTACTGGCCAATAAGCTCGGTCTCACCTGGAGAACCAAGACTGGAGAGAAG AAAGCAAACTACTTCGGCTCCCTCTTGCAGGCGTCTACTATTTGTCTGGGATCAGACCTTGAGGGCGAGGTCAACGTGCCCCTCTGTGACTTCCTACCCATGGTGCACCCTAATGATATAGTCTTTGATG gcTGGGATATCTCTTCAATGGATCTTGGCAGCGCGATGGAGAGAGCTCAGGTGTTTGACTGGTCATTACAAGAGCAACTGCAGCCACACATGAGCCGCATGAAACCCAGACCGTCAATCAGTATCCCAGAATTCATTGCTGCGAACCAAGAGAGTCGGGCGGACAACATCCTTACTGGGAGCATGGCGGAGCAG GTAGAGCAGATCAGAGCTGACATAAGGGACTTCCAGAAGTCGAGTAATGTGGACAAAATCATTGTTCTTTGGACCGCCAACACTGAGCGCTTCTGTGATATCGTACCGGGGGTCCATGACACTGCAGAGAACCTGCTAGCTGCAATCCAG GCTGGAGCAGCGATTTCTCCCTCCACTCTGTTTGCAGTGGCCAGTATACTGGAGGGTTGTGCCTACATCAACGGCTCCCCGCAGAACACTTTTGTACCAGGCGTCATAGAGCTGGCCGTGCAGAAAGGGGTGTTTATTGGAGGAGATGACTTCAAATCCGGTCAGACCAAGATCAAGTCAGTGCTGGTGGACTTTCTGGTCAGCTCAGGTATCAAG CCGACCGCCATTGTCAGCTACAATCACCTCGGCAACAATGATGGGAAGAACCTGTCGGCTCCACAGCAGTTCCGCTCCAAAGAGATCTCCAAGAGCAACGTGGTGGATGACATGGTCCAGTCAAACCCCATATTGTACCAGCCTGGAGAAAAACCTGACCACTGT GTGGTGATTAAGTATGTCCCCTATGTGGGAGACAGCAAGCGTGCCATGGATGAATACACATCTGAAATAATGATGGGAGGGACCAATACCATCGCACTGCACAACACCTGTGAG GACTCTCTTCTAGCCAGCCCAATCATCCTGGACCTGGTGATCCTGACAGAGCTTTGTCAGCGTGTGACTGTCCGACCCCAGGGGGAGGAGGACTTCCTGTCTTTCCACAGTGTCTTAGCAGTGCTCTCCTTCCTCTGCAAGGCCCCCCTGGTCCCATCAGGGACACCGGTCATCAACGCCTTTTTCCGCCAGAGGGCCTGCATACTAAATATCATGAG AGCGTGCCTTGGCCTTCCTCCTCAGAACCACATGCTGCTGGAGCACAAGCTGCAGAGAAACTTCCTGCATCCACATACCTCTGGCATCAATGGCAATGTGGCTGCTTTGGAAACAAAATGGAACTAA
- the LOC144535253 gene encoding inositol-3-phosphate synthase 1-A-like isoform X2 — protein sequence MSVNVHINSPNVRYTDTHIVSQYPYQTTSVHREGNAVTVTPRTTELTFRTERRVPRLGVMLVGWGGNNGTTVTAAVLANKLGLTWRTKTGEKKANYFGSLLQASTICLGSDLEGEVNVPLCDFLPMVHPNDIVFDGWDISSMDLGSAMERAQVFDWSLQEQLQPHMSRMKPRPSISIPEFIAANQESRADNILTGSMAEQVEQIRADIRDFQKSSNVDKIIVLWTANTERFCDIVPGVHDTAENLLAAIQAGAAISPSTLFAVASILEGCAYINGSPQNTFVPGVIELAVQKGVFIGGDDFKSGQTKIKSVLVDFLVSSGIKPTAIVSYNHLGNNDGKNLSAPQQFRSKEISKSNVVDDMVQSNPILYQPGEKPDHCVVIKYVPYVGDSKRAMDEYTSEIMMGGTNTIALHNTCEDSLLASPIILDLVILTELCQRVTVRPQGEEDFLSFHSVLAVLSFLCKAPLVPSGTPVINAFFRQRACILNIMRACLGLPPQNHMLLEHKLQRNFLHPHTSGINGNVAALETKWN from the exons ATGTCTGTCAACGTTCATATCAACAGCCCAAATGTGAggtacacagatacacacattgTGTCTCAGTATCCCTACCAGACCACATCAGTTCACAGAGAGGGAAACGCGGTCACA GTGACCCCCCGCACTACCGAGTTGACATTTCGTACAGAGAGACGTGTGCCCCGGCTGGGTGTGATGCTGGTTGGCTGGGGAGGCAACAACGGGACCACAGTCACAGCAGCTGTACTGGCCAATAAGCTCGGTCTCACCTGGAGAACCAAGACTGGAGAGAAG AAAGCAAACTACTTCGGCTCCCTCTTGCAGGCGTCTACTATTTGTCTGGGATCAGACCTTGAGGGCGAGGTCAACGTGCCCCTCTGTGACTTCCTACCCATGGTGCACCCTAATGATATAGTCTTTGATG gcTGGGATATCTCTTCAATGGATCTTGGCAGCGCGATGGAGAGAGCTCAGGTGTTTGACTGGTCATTACAAGAGCAACTGCAGCCACACATGAGCCGCATGAAACCCAGACCGTCAATCAGTATCCCAGAATTCATTGCTGCGAACCAAGAGAGTCGGGCGGACAACATCCTTACTGGGAGCATGGCGGAGCAG GTAGAGCAGATCAGAGCTGACATAAGGGACTTCCAGAAGTCGAGTAATGTGGACAAAATCATTGTTCTTTGGACCGCCAACACTGAGCGCTTCTGTGATATCGTACCGGGGGTCCATGACACTGCAGAGAACCTGCTAGCTGCAATCCAG GCTGGAGCAGCGATTTCTCCCTCCACTCTGTTTGCAGTGGCCAGTATACTGGAGGGTTGTGCCTACATCAACGGCTCCCCGCAGAACACTTTTGTACCAGGCGTCATAGAGCTGGCCGTGCAGAAAGGGGTGTTTATTGGAGGAGATGACTTCAAATCCGGTCAGACCAAGATCAAGTCAGTGCTGGTGGACTTTCTGGTCAGCTCAGGTATCAAG CCGACCGCCATTGTCAGCTACAATCACCTCGGCAACAATGATGGGAAGAACCTGTCGGCTCCACAGCAGTTCCGCTCCAAAGAGATCTCCAAGAGCAACGTGGTGGATGACATGGTCCAGTCAAACCCCATATTGTACCAGCCTGGAGAAAAACCTGACCACTGT GTGGTGATTAAGTATGTCCCCTATGTGGGAGACAGCAAGCGTGCCATGGATGAATACACATCTGAAATAATGATGGGAGGGACCAATACCATCGCACTGCACAACACCTGTGAG GACTCTCTTCTAGCCAGCCCAATCATCCTGGACCTGGTGATCCTGACAGAGCTTTGTCAGCGTGTGACTGTCCGACCCCAGGGGGAGGAGGACTTCCTGTCTTTCCACAGTGTCTTAGCAGTGCTCTCCTTCCTCTGCAAGGCCCCCCTGGTCCCATCAGGGACACCGGTCATCAACGCCTTTTTCCGCCAGAGGGCCTGCATACTAAATATCATGAG AGCGTGCCTTGGCCTTCCTCCTCAGAACCACATGCTGCTGGAGCACAAGCTGCAGAGAAACTTCCTGCATCCACATACCTCTGGCATCAATGGCAATGTGGCTGCTTTGGAAACAAAATGGAACTAA